One Delphinus delphis chromosome 3, mDelDel1.2, whole genome shotgun sequence genomic region harbors:
- the LRRC25 gene encoding leucine-rich repeat-containing protein 25 codes for MGGAPVWVLLLPLLLLLRPGSQELSCHVSSGDVDWTREFTDTCLNFSGQNLSLLPQNQSLQASSLLHLDLSGNGLRKLPPLFFAHLGKLQVLDVTNNPLDLVDRALAEHCDLDVRADCSCGLSPWHEVRRDNCSGPQPLLCLDVSTGAWCNVSAFLQVRCGLPLTMITTVALVAGGSLLLMLAIAGPVLAWRLCRRRVGSSWGMSKTWAAQNGPRSGSGQQPRYSSRGLSPKLPAATLPGSSTSDYENMFVGQPAARHQWAEHRPHPSEDNDFYMNYESRHHDSQPVYCNLQSLGQAPSDEEEYVISGR; via the exons atgggGGGCGCCCCGGTGTGGGTGCTGTTGTTGCCGCTGCTGTTACTGCTCCGTCCAGGCAGCCAGGAATTGTCGTGCCACGTGTCCTCAGGGGACGTGGACTGGACCCGGGAGTTCACAGACACATGCCTGAACTTCAGTGGCCAAAACCTGAGCCTGCTGCCTCAGAACCAGTCTCTGCAGGCCAGCAGTCTGCTTCATCTCGACCTGTCTGGGAATGGCCTTCGAAAGCTCCCACCGCTTTTTTTTGCTCACCTGGGAAAGCTGCAGGTCCTGGATGTGACCAACAACCCCCTGGACCTCGTGGACAGGGCACTGGCCGAACACTGTGACCTTGACGTGAGGGCTGACTGCAGCTGTGGCCTATCACCCTGGCACGAGGTCCGGCGGGACAACTGCTCTGGCCCGCAGCCTCTGCTGTGCCTGGATGTGTCCACCGGCGCCTGGTGCAACGTCTCTGCCTTCTTGCAAGTGCGCTGTGGCCTTCCCCTGACCATGATAACCACAGTAGCTCTGGTGGCCGGTGGAAGCCTGCTCCTCATGCTTGCCATTGCTGGCCCAGTGCTGGCGTGGAGACTCTGTAGACGTCGGGTAGGCAGTAGCTGGGGCATGAGCAAAACGTGGGCTGCTCAGAATGGTCCCAGGTCTGGTTCGGGCCAGCAGCCACGGTATAGTAGCCGGGGCCTCAGCCCTAAGCTCCCAGCAGCCACCCTGCCCGGATCTTCCACTTCTGACTATGAGAACATGTTTGTGGGCCAACCAGCTGCCAGGCACCAGTGGGCTGAACACAG GCCTCACCCTTCAGAGGACAACGACTTCTACATGAACTATGAGAGCCGCCACCATGATTCCCAGCCTGTCTACTGCAACTTGCAGTCGCTGGGCCAGGCCCCATCGGATGAAGAAGAGTATGTGATCTCTGGGCGCTGA